A single Bosea sp. PAMC 26642 DNA region contains:
- a CDS encoding ABC transporter ATP-binding protein, which produces MSDAGNAVPVLQVRDLQAHFRTHYFGVNREVRAVDGVTFEVNRNEIYGLAGESSSGKTTLVKTIAGLLKPPLEMVGGSARFSFLPDWDAIGRAPPDVVRAIRWRHLSYIMQGSMNVLNPLRRVRYSFRDFAWRHLGGSKAEFDSRVVAHLERVKLDPSVLDAYPHELSGGMRQRVVIALATICRPDFIIADEPTTALDVVVQKDVLAMIRTIQCEMGSSVLFITHDMGVHAALTDRLGIMYAGRLVEDGETPEIFSRPLHPYTRHLIASLPRIGDTQQREGLEGTPPNLAAPPPGCRFHPRCPLAMPICVTTAPAMIETLPGHRVACHAVNEGAAA; this is translated from the coding sequence ATGAGCGATGCGGGCAATGCGGTGCCGGTGCTGCAGGTCCGTGACCTCCAGGCGCATTTCCGTACCCATTATTTCGGCGTCAACCGCGAGGTCAGGGCGGTGGACGGCGTCACCTTCGAGGTCAACCGCAACGAGATCTACGGTCTTGCGGGCGAGTCCAGCTCCGGCAAGACGACCCTGGTCAAGACGATCGCGGGGCTGCTGAAGCCGCCACTCGAAATGGTCGGTGGTTCGGCCCGCTTTTCCTTCCTGCCGGATTGGGACGCGATCGGCCGGGCGCCACCGGACGTGGTGCGCGCCATCCGCTGGCGCCACCTCTCCTACATCATGCAGGGCTCGATGAACGTGCTGAATCCGCTCAGGCGGGTCAGGTACAGTTTTCGCGACTTCGCCTGGCGCCATCTCGGCGGCAGCAAGGCCGAATTCGACTCACGGGTCGTAGCGCATCTGGAGCGCGTCAAGCTCGATCCGTCTGTGCTCGACGCCTATCCGCACGAGCTTTCCGGCGGTATGCGCCAGCGCGTGGTGATCGCGCTCGCGACGATCTGCAGGCCGGATTTCATCATTGCCGATGAACCGACCACGGCCCTCGACGTGGTGGTGCAGAAAGACGTGCTGGCGATGATCCGCACGATCCAGTGCGAGATGGGCTCGAGCGTACTGTTCATCACCCACGACATGGGCGTCCATGCCGCCCTGACCGACCGGCTCGGCATCATGTATGCGGGGCGGCTGGTCGAGGACGGCGAGACGCCCGAGATCTTTTCGCGGCCGCTGCATCCCTATACGCGGCACCTGATCGCGAGCCTGCCGCGTATCGGCGACACGCAGCAACGCGAGGGCCTCGAAGGGACCCCGCCCAATCTGGCGGCGCCTCCGCCCGGCTGCCGCTTCCATCCGCGCTGTCCGCTGGCGATGCCGATCTGTGTAACCACCGCGCCTGCCATGATCGAGACCCTTCCCGGCCACCGGGTCGCCTGCCACGCCGTTAACGAAGGGGCGGCGGCATGA